A window of the Bradyrhizobium diazoefficiens genome harbors these coding sequences:
- a CDS encoding EamA family transporter, whose amino-acid sequence MKPADILIALIVAIIWGLAFVASRIALDEFSPELMTAMRFGIAAVPCLFVPKPKVAWSLLIAISFTLFLGQFLSQAYGIAHGVPVGLTSVVVQSQALFTIGFAALVFGERPAPVQTLGIVIAAIGLLMICGTVGYDFSVGAFAVLMIAPICFAVGNLLLRGARGAPMFDLFAWLCLTAAVPLFALALVVNGPAPTFQSLMHMSLTGLICLIVIGAISTSIAYWLWGRLLRDYPAAQVVPFALLVPFVGSAASSVVFGERFGPLRLAGMLTVIGGIAVMVLVKRPQPLAKTT is encoded by the coding sequence ATGAAGCCGGCCGACATCCTCATCGCCCTCATCGTGGCGATCATCTGGGGGCTTGCCTTTGTGGCGAGCCGGATCGCGCTCGACGAGTTTTCGCCGGAGCTGATGACGGCGATGCGTTTCGGCATCGCGGCTGTGCCATGCCTGTTCGTTCCCAAGCCGAAGGTCGCCTGGTCGCTGCTGATCGCGATCAGTTTTACGCTGTTCCTCGGCCAGTTCCTGAGTCAGGCCTACGGCATCGCCCATGGTGTGCCAGTGGGGCTGACCTCCGTCGTCGTGCAGAGCCAGGCGCTGTTCACGATCGGCTTCGCGGCGCTCGTCTTCGGCGAGCGCCCGGCGCCGGTGCAGACGCTAGGCATCGTCATCGCAGCCATCGGGCTGCTGATGATCTGCGGCACTGTCGGCTATGATTTCAGCGTCGGCGCCTTTGCGGTGCTGATGATCGCTCCGATCTGCTTTGCCGTCGGCAATCTGCTGCTGCGCGGTGCTCGCGGCGCACCGATGTTCGACCTGTTCGCCTGGCTCTGCCTCACCGCCGCGGTGCCGTTGTTCGCACTTGCGCTCGTCGTGAACGGGCCGGCGCCGACCTTCCAGTCGCTGATGCACATGTCGCTGACGGGCCTGATCTGCCTGATCGTGATTGGCGCGATCTCGACCAGCATTGCCTATTGGCTGTGGGGGCGGCTGCTGCGTGATTATCCCGCCGCGCAAGTGGTGCCGTTTGCGCTGCTGGTGCCGTTCGTCGGCTCGGCGGCGTCCAGCGTCGTGTTCGGCGAACGGTTCGGGCCGCTGCGCCTCGCGGGCATGCTGACCGTGATCGGCGGCATCGCGGTGATGGTGCTGGTCAAGCGGCCGCAGCCGCTTGCGAAGACAACGTGA